CTTCTCAACCGTCTGGTCGGCGAGAAGCTCGCCATCGTTTCGCCGCGGCCTCAGACCACGCGGACGCGCATTACCGGAGTGAAAACCCTTCCCGCCGCTCAGGTGGTCTTCGTGGACACGCCCGGGCTCCACGAGCCCCGGGCCGGGCTGGGCCAGTTCATGGTCGCCACGGCCCACCGGGCGCTGGAGGACGTGGACCTGGTCTGCCTGGTGGCCGAGGCCACGGAGGATCCGGCAAACCTCGACGAGGGCCTCTTCGAGGTCCTCTCCGGTGTGCGGGGACCGGTCTTCTGCTGCCTCAACAAGTGTGACCTCGTCAAGCCCAAGGAGCGGATCCTCCCGCTGATCGATGCCTACCGGGGCCGCTACCCATTCAAAGAGGTTCTCCCGCTGTCGGCCGTCGACGGGACGAACTGTGACCGTCTCTTTGACCTGGCCGTGGGCGTCCTGCCCGAGCACCCGCCCTACTTCCCCCCCGATACCCTCACGACCCAGCCCGAGACCTTCTTCGTCGCCGAGGTGATTCGCGAGAAGCTCTTCCGGCTCACGCGGGAGGAGGTTCCCTACGCGTGCGCGGTGCGGGTCGAGGAGCTGGATGAGCGTGCGGGCCGGGATCTCCTCTATGTCCGGGCCAACATCTTCGTCGAGACGGAATCCCAGAAGGCGATCGTCATCGGCAAGGGTGGCGGCATGCTGAAGGAGATCGGGAGCGCAGCCCGGCAGGAGCTCGAGCGGTTCTTCGGGATCAAGGTCTTCCTGGAGCTGAAGGTGGATGTGCGACGCAACTGGCGCAAGGATGAGCAGGCGCTGCGCGAGTTCGGCTTCATGCTCACGTCATAGACGGCGCAGGCCATGCGCCGTGGATGCCTTCCAGAGCGAATCTGACGAGCCGTAGCGGGCCGCGAAGCGCAGGACGCCGCAGCGCTCCGAGCGGCACAGCGTCGCTGGG
This Candidatus Rokuibacteriota bacterium DNA region includes the following protein-coding sequences:
- the era gene encoding GTPase Era, which translates into the protein MPTTPPHRAGFVALIGRSNVGKSTLLNRLVGEKLAIVSPRPQTTRTRITGVKTLPAAQVVFVDTPGLHEPRAGLGQFMVATAHRALEDVDLVCLVAEATEDPANLDEGLFEVLSGVRGPVFCCLNKCDLVKPKERILPLIDAYRGRYPFKEVLPLSAVDGTNCDRLFDLAVGVLPEHPPYFPPDTLTTQPETFFVAEVIREKLFRLTREEVPYACAVRVEELDERAGRDLLYVRANIFVETESQKAIVIGKGGGMLKEIGSAARQELERFFGIKVFLELKVDVRRNWRKDEQALREFGFMLTS